The Zonotrichia albicollis isolate bZonAlb1 chromosome 9, bZonAlb1.hap1, whole genome shotgun sequence genome has a window encoding:
- the FBXO45 gene encoding F-box/SPRY domain-containing protein 1: MAAGPGPGPGPGAAAASWGGPGWRLPGRVLELVFSYLELRELRSCALVCKLWHRVLHGDENSEVWRSLAARCLAEEALRTDILCNVPTYKGKVRAFHHAFSTNDCSRNVYIKKNGFTLHRNPIAQSTDGARTKIGFSEGRHAWEVWWEGPLGTVAVIGIATKRAPMQCQGYVALLGSDDQSWGWNLVDNNLLHNGEVNGSFPQCNNAPKYQIGERIRVILDMEDKTLAFERGYEFLGVAFRGLPKVCLYPAVSAVYGNTEVTLVYLGKPLDG; the protein is encoded by the exons ATggcggcggggcccggccccgggcccggccccggggcGGCCGCGGCGTCGTGGGGAGGGCCGGGCTGGCGGCTGCCGGGGCGGGTGCTGGAGCTGGTGTTCTCGTACCTGGAGCTGCGGGAGCTGCGGAGCTGCGCGCTGGTCTGCAAGCTGTGGCACCGCGTCCTGCACGGCGACGAGAACAGCGAGGTGTGGCGCAGCCTGGCCGCCCGCTGCCTGGCCGAGGAGGCCCTGCGCACCGACATCCTCTGCAACGTGCCCACCTACAAGGGCAAG GTCCGTGCCTTCCACCACGCCTTCAGCACCAACGACTGCTCGAGGAACGTGTACATCAAGAAGAACGGCTTCACGCTGCACCGCAACCCCATCGCGCAGAGCACGGACGGGGCGCGCACCAAGATCGGCTTCAGTGAGGGCCGGCACGCCTGGGAGGTGTGGTGGGAGGGCCCGCTGGGCACCGTGGCCGTCATCGGCATCGCCACCAAGCGCGCCCccatgcagtgccagggctacgtggccctgctgggcagcGACGACCAGAGTTGGGGCTGGAACCTGGTGGACAATAATTTGCTGCATAACGGGGAGGTGAACGGCAGCTTCCCCCAGTGCAATAACGCGCCCAAATACCAG ATAGGTGAAAGGATTCGAGTGATCCTGGACATGGAAGACAAAACATTAGCGTTTGAGAGGGGCTATGAGTTCTTGGGAGTTGCCTTCAGAGGACTGCCAAAAGTTTGCCTGTATCCAGCAGTGTCTGCTGTGTATGGTAACACAGAAGTGACTTTGGTCTACCTGGGAAAGCCTCTGGATGGATGA